The proteins below are encoded in one region of Desulfovibrio sp. JC010:
- a CDS encoding methyl-accepting chemotaxis protein: MRFSLRRKIIAIACGAAIIPIVAMFIITDILEDRLQVCMKGEVNSLIESHVSQLTADLYEECRTADQLLAAETDRAAMALQALMDDDDRVKVLKRVSDWPVNNLRSAEKGEVTAPVLVIGGRELTYAKRKGKPLPMLVEATKISGAYCTIFQRLNPEGDMLVVDTTASSGKKNWKLGDIFYSLGNDGKVESAIDDVLSGSTAKKYESQDYGSRYTIYVPLRDQDGYVTGMIGVYMDDEIIEVLRKSMLKTSIGKTGYIWVIGSRGESRGRYIVSNSAKNDGALVDSVGGKKGFVEEIITQAVESGEGKLNSKSYIWRTGADEEGRDKLSVYTYFKPWGWVIGSGVFLDEYQGISDRLTGVLDYLVQWLIITGLVLLVVTTAVAFYASGLISTPVSHMVDLVKVIASGDLHKARETIAIVDESCPNARKAIKHADNPDVLDETGQLYLAVKGMVEALFSLIGQVQRSGIQVTTSSTEIAASARQLEVTVNQQATATTQISATSAEISANSGELAGAMHHVNDAASNMDNLASEGQDGLKTMIRIMDDLSTATTTITGKLDEINDRANAIEGIVNTITKVADRTNLLSLNAAIEAEKAGKFGQGFSVVAAEIRRLADQTSVAALEIEDMIGNMRSSVDSGVDEMERFASDVRFGADKAGKLGKKLEGIMTGVRELNPRIEQVNDGMSAQAEGAGQISEAMAQLSDTASDTSDALSEFNRATSQLNEAVQGLRSEVSRFKVSE, encoded by the coding sequence ATGCGTTTTTCCCTCAGAAGAAAGATAATCGCCATTGCCTGCGGAGCTGCAATCATCCCCATTGTGGCCATGTTTATCATCACCGACATACTTGAGGACCGTTTGCAGGTCTGTATGAAAGGTGAAGTCAACTCGCTTATTGAGTCCCATGTTTCCCAGCTGACGGCGGATTTGTATGAAGAGTGCCGTACTGCCGACCAGTTGCTGGCTGCGGAAACCGATCGGGCAGCCATGGCCCTGCAGGCTTTGATGGATGATGACGACCGGGTCAAGGTTTTGAAACGGGTATCAGACTGGCCGGTCAACAATCTGCGTTCCGCTGAAAAGGGAGAGGTGACCGCTCCCGTGCTGGTCATCGGCGGACGGGAGCTCACTTATGCCAAGCGCAAAGGCAAGCCGTTGCCCATGCTGGTGGAGGCGACAAAAATTTCCGGGGCTTACTGCACCATTTTCCAAAGACTCAATCCTGAAGGTGATATGCTGGTGGTGGATACCACCGCGTCTTCCGGGAAAAAGAACTGGAAGCTGGGGGATATTTTTTATTCCCTCGGTAATGACGGTAAAGTGGAGTCGGCCATTGACGACGTTCTTTCCGGGAGCACTGCGAAAAAATATGAAAGTCAGGACTATGGAAGCCGCTACACAATCTATGTTCCCCTGCGCGATCAGGACGGTTACGTGACCGGAATGATCGGGGTCTACATGGATGATGAGATCATTGAGGTCCTGCGCAAATCCATGCTCAAGACCTCCATCGGTAAAACCGGATATATCTGGGTCATCGGCAGCAGAGGTGAGAGCAGGGGCCGCTATATTGTTTCGAATTCAGCAAAGAATGACGGAGCCCTTGTGGACTCCGTGGGCGGCAAAAAGGGATTTGTGGAGGAAATAATTACTCAGGCTGTTGAGTCCGGGGAAGGCAAGCTTAACAGTAAGAGCTATATCTGGCGGACCGGTGCTGACGAAGAGGGGCGGGACAAGCTTTCCGTATATACATATTTTAAACCCTGGGGCTGGGTGATCGGTTCCGGTGTTTTTCTGGATGAATATCAGGGTATTTCCGACCGTTTGACCGGGGTGCTGGATTATCTGGTGCAGTGGCTGATTATAACCGGACTGGTGCTGCTGGTGGTAACCACCGCAGTAGCCTTTTACGCCAGCGGGCTCATTTCAACTCCGGTCAGTCATATGGTGGACCTGGTCAAGGTGATCGCTTCAGGAGATCTGCATAAGGCGCGGGAAACCATAGCCATAGTTGACGAGTCTTGTCCCAATGCCCGCAAAGCCATCAAGCATGCCGATAACCCGGATGTGCTTGATGAGACCGGACAGCTTTATCTTGCGGTCAAGGGCATGGTCGAAGCTTTGTTTTCGCTTATCGGTCAGGTGCAGCGTTCCGGTATTCAGGTGACCACATCTTCCACCGAGATTGCCGCTTCGGCCCGCCAGCTGGAAGTGACCGTTAACCAGCAGGCCACAGCCACCACCCAGATCAGTGCCACCAGTGCTGAAATTTCCGCCAATTCCGGAGAACTTGCCGGGGCCATGCATCACGTCAACGATGCCGCATCAAATATGGACAACCTTGCTTCCGAAGGGCAGGACGGGTTGAAGACCATGATCAGGATCATGGATGATTTGAGTACGGCAACAACTACCATCACCGGAAAGCTGGACGAGATCAATGACCGGGCCAATGCAATTGAAGGCATCGTCAATACCATTACCAAGGTTGCGGACCGCACCAACCTGCTTTCCCTGAACGCGGCCATTGAAGCGGAAAAGGCCGGAAAGTTCGGGCAGGGATTTTCCGTGGTCGCTGCAGAGATCAGGCGTCTGGCGGACCAGACTTCCGTGGCTGCCCTCGAAATTGAGGATATGATCGGCAACATGCGCAGTTCCGTTGATTCCGGCGTGGATGAGATGGAAAGATTCGCTTCAGATGTCCGCTTCGGCGCGGACAAGGCTGGCAAGCTGGGCAAGAAGCTGGAAGGCATCATGACCGGGGTCCGCGAGCTCAATCCCAGAATCGAACAGGTCAATGACGGCATGAGTGCGCAGGCCGAAGGGGCCGGGCAGATCAGCGAGGCCATGGCCCAGCTTTCGGATACCGCTTCAGATACTTCAGATGCCCTGTCGGAATTCAACCGGGCCACATCGCAGCTTAATGAGGCCGTGCAGGGTCTGCGCAGCGAAGTTTCACGCTTCAAGGTGAGTGAATAG
- a CDS encoding chemotaxis protein CheW — MLVLTFRIGEYIYGLEARAVAEVVPPAVCKELPRSPDYVKGLFNYRGKVTPVVDLSMLAMDSPCVSRMSTRIIIIDLADLDTGEERDEQYLGLLAENITETLKVADSDFEDSGLEIPDAPWLGRVARVNGSMLQLVKPHKLLTEELRRVLFPKEDTHDGDQE, encoded by the coding sequence ATGCTCGTGCTGACCTTCAGGATAGGTGAATATATTTACGGGCTGGAGGCCCGCGCAGTGGCCGAGGTGGTGCCCCCTGCGGTGTGCAAGGAGCTGCCCCGTTCACCGGATTATGTGAAAGGATTGTTCAATTACCGGGGCAAGGTCACCCCGGTGGTGGATCTGTCCATGCTGGCCATGGATTCCCCCTGTGTTTCACGTATGTCCACCCGGATCATCATCATTGATCTTGCCGACCTTGATACCGGGGAGGAGCGTGATGAACAGTATCTCGGTTTGCTGGCAGAAAATATTACCGAGACCTTGAAGGTCGCGGATTCGGATTTTGAGGATTCCGGGCTTGAAATTCCCGATGCGCCGTGGCTGGGCCGGGTGGCCCGGGTTAACGGGAGCATGCTGCAGCTGGTCAAACCGCACAAGCTGCTGACCGAGGAATTGCGCCGGGTGCTTTTCCCCAAAGAAGATACGCATGACGGGGATCAGGAGTAA
- a CDS encoding CheR family methyltransferase codes for MNLDPFHKILNRAMGLAPDSLARSGVKLALKARMRETGCDEKQYLALLRSGDNELSELVEEIVVPETWFFRDSKPFELLFETAAGKKNNEFRVLSAPCSTGEEPYSIAMTLMGAGLKEFRVDGVDISERALLKARSGIYTENSFRTEIPFYAERWFSKCAQGRRLAQDVLDVVRFHAGNILEGCLPHGRYDVIFCRNLLIYLDDGSRKCLAELLNEKLKDDGLLFVGHAEILPIFNDWFTPVRKQGTFALRKGKRKVAALLKPPVCTRHESSGDDVQKPQHAAHRPFKAVSPLKPVVLPRKEHKVPRENEEKRSSGLSVHEIKKLADRGKTVEALDMCERVLRESGPDSELFHLCGLLHESAGNISMAEECYGKALYLEPDHMESLVHLALLLENRGDSRKAEIMRNRARRAEKRNEAG; via the coding sequence ATGAATCTTGATCCGTTCCATAAAATTCTCAACCGGGCCATGGGGCTGGCCCCTGATTCGCTGGCCCGCTCCGGCGTCAAGCTGGCCCTGAAAGCACGCATGCGCGAAACCGGGTGCGATGAAAAGCAGTATCTGGCCCTGCTGCGTTCCGGCGACAATGAACTGTCTGAGCTGGTTGAGGAAATAGTGGTTCCGGAAACATGGTTCTTCAGGGACAGCAAACCTTTTGAGCTGCTTTTTGAAACCGCTGCGGGCAAGAAAAATAACGAATTTCGGGTGCTCAGTGCGCCCTGTTCCACCGGGGAGGAGCCTTATTCCATAGCCATGACCCTTATGGGGGCCGGGTTGAAGGAATTCCGGGTGGATGGCGTGGATATCAGCGAACGGGCTTTGCTCAAGGCAAGAAGCGGGATTTATACGGAAAACTCCTTTCGTACGGAAATTCCTTTCTATGCCGAAAGATGGTTCAGCAAGTGCGCGCAGGGCCGCAGGTTGGCACAGGATGTCCTGGATGTGGTCCGTTTCCATGCCGGGAATATTCTTGAAGGTTGTCTGCCCCATGGCAGGTATGATGTGATTTTTTGCCGGAATCTGCTCATCTATCTGGATGACGGTTCGCGAAAATGTCTGGCCGAACTGCTGAATGAAAAACTGAAGGACGATGGACTGCTTTTTGTGGGCCATGCCGAGATTCTGCCTATTTTCAATGACTGGTTTACCCCGGTCAGGAAGCAGGGAACATTCGCCCTGCGCAAAGGTAAACGCAAAGTGGCCGCCCTGCTCAAGCCTCCGGTCTGCACCAGGCATGAGAGCTCCGGTGATGACGTTCAAAAACCGCAACACGCGGCGCATAGACCGTTTAAGGCCGTCTCTCCGCTTAAGCCTGTGGTTCTGCCGCGCAAAGAGCATAAAGTTCCGAGGGAGAATGAAGAGAAGCGGTCTTCCGGGCTTTCAGTGCATGAAATCAAGAAACTGGCTGACCGGGGGAAGACTGTTGAGGCTCTGGACATGTGTGAAAGAGTGCTGCGCGAGAGCGGGCCGGACTCGGAATTGTTTCATCTTTGCGGTCTGCTGCATGAGTCTGCGGGAAATATTTCAATGGCTGAGGAATGTTATGGCAAGGCCCTGTATCTTGAGCCGGATCATATGGAGTCGCTGGTCCATCTGGCTTTGCTGCTGGAGAACAGGGGAGATTCGCGCAAGGCGGAAATCATGCGCAACAGGGCCCGCCGGGCTGAAAAACGAAATGAGGCCGGATAA
- a CDS encoding chemotaxis protein CheW codes for MLESCWNTIGYAGDRSCPELERWSHCYHCPNFTSAGLSLLDREPPEGYLDENTEAVAIAKEEEQIETSGAVVFRISREWLALSSHVFVSVLEKRTVRPVPHRNSRMFRGLTSLQGQIIPVVSVRELLGLEAEYLTEEEKGFRVYSRFICVDRGFGRWIFGVDEVLGVHHYAADALMDAPATVAKAPAAYTRGLFEIDEKRISLLEDELLFEAFNRIIK; via the coding sequence ATGCTTGAATCCTGCTGGAATACAATAGGTTACGCCGGGGACAGATCATGTCCGGAACTTGAACGCTGGTCCCATTGCTACCATTGCCCGAACTTTACCAGTGCCGGGCTGTCCCTGCTGGACCGGGAGCCGCCTGAAGGATATCTGGACGAAAATACCGAAGCCGTGGCCATTGCCAAGGAAGAGGAACAGATTGAGACTTCCGGGGCGGTTGTGTTCAGAATTTCAAGGGAATGGCTGGCCCTTTCCTCACATGTATTTGTCTCTGTGCTGGAAAAACGGACCGTGCGTCCGGTGCCGCACCGCAACAGCAGGATGTTCCGGGGGTTGACCAGCCTGCAGGGGCAGATCATTCCGGTGGTTTCCGTGCGCGAACTGCTGGGGCTGGAGGCTGAATATCTCACTGAGGAAGAAAAGGGGTTCCGGGTGTACAGCAGGTTCATCTGTGTGGATCGCGGTTTCGGACGCTGGATTTTCGGGGTGGATGAAGTGCTCGGTGTGCACCATTATGCAGCGGATGCGCTTATGGATGCTCCGGCAACAGTGGCCAAGGCCCCGGCAGCATACACCCGCGGCCTGTTCGAGATTGACGAAAAACGAATTTCACTGCTGGAAGACGAGCTTCTTTTCGAGGCTTTCAACCGCATCATCAAGTAA